CGCTTGTCCATGCCCGCACGCACCGAAACCCAGTCCTTCACCGGCGAAGCCGGCCTCATCGATTGCGCCATCGACTGGCCGGCCGATTCTCCGCGCGGCTGGGCGCTGGTGCTGCACCCGCATTCACTGCAGGGCGGCGCCCGCGACAACAAGGTCGTGACCACTATTGCGCGCGCCTGCGTGCAGCACGGGCTGGCGGCGGTGCGCCCCGATTTCCGCGGCGTGGGCAAGTCCGAAGGCCAGTTCGACAAGGCCCGCGGCGAAACCCGCGACATGCTGGCGCTGGTGGCGCAAATGCGCCAGCGGTATCCCGAGCTGGCCGCCGCGCCCTGGGTGCTGGGCGGGTTTTCGTTCGGCACCGCGGTGGCCGCGCAAACCTACGCCGGCCTGGTCCAGGCCGGCGATGCGGCATTGCCCGCGGCGCTGATGCTGATGGGTGCTGCGGTGCAGCGCTTCCAGGAACACGACATCGACGTGCCGGCCGACACGCTGATGGTGCATGGCGAACACGACGAGGTGGTGCCGCTGTCCGAAACACTGGACTGGGCGCGTCCGCGCGATGTGCCGGTGGTGGTGGTGCCGGGCGCCTCGCATTTCTTCCACGGCAAGCTGCTGGTGCTGCGCGCGCTGGTGCAGGCGCGGCTGAAAGTGGCGCTGGACTGAGGCCCGCCGGGGTAGCATCGCGTTACCGGTCTGGCGCGGCCAGGAACGTTATCGCATCCGCGCAGTCCCACCCCCTGCCTATAATGATGCAGCTTTTTGCCCGCCGGGCGGCCTTTGATCGTGGACTACTCTCGCCGATGAAAAAAAATCGTTCCCTTCCGTCTTCTGTTGCGTTTTCTCGCCGTGCGTTGGCCGGCGCCGTACTGTCGGCGCTGATGGCGGCATCCGCGCCCGCCTGGGCGCAGCAGCAGCCGGCAGCGCCGGCGGCCAGCACCGCGCCCGCTCCGGCGGCCACGACGCCAGTGGCGGAATTGTCGTCGGTGCCCGCGCCCACCATCGCGGCGCGCGCCTGGATCACCGTCGATGTCAGCAGCGGCCAGGTGCTGGCGGCGGCCAACCCCGACATGCAGATCGAGCCGGCCTCGCTGACCAAGATCATGACGGCCTACGTGGTGTTCAATGCGCTGAAAGAAAAGCGCATCACTCTCGAGCAGCAGGTGCCGGTGTCCGAGCACGCGTGGCGCACCGGCGGCTCGCGCATGTTCATCGAGCCGCGCAAACCCGTCACGGTCGACGAGCTCATCCAGGGCATGATCGTACAGTCGGGCAATGACGCCTCGGTGGCGCTGGCCGAAGCCGTGGGCGGCAGCGAATCCGCCTTCGCCGCGCTGATGAACCAGGAAGCCGAGCGCCTGGGCTTGAAGCACACGCATTTCATGAACGCCACCGGGCTGCCCGACCCGCAGCACGTCACCACCGTGGCCGACCTGGCGGTCCTGTCGGCCGCGCTGATCAACGACCACCCCGACTACTACCACTACTACAAGCAGAAAGAGTTCAGCTACAACAAGATCACGCAGCCCAACCGCAACCGCCTGCTGTGGGCCGACCCTTCGGTCGACGGCATGAAAACCGGCCACACCGACGCGGCCGGCTACTGCCTGGTGTCCACCGCGCTGCGCGGCGACCGCCGCGTGCTGACCGTGCTGGCCGGCGCCGACAGCGAGGCCACCCGCGCCGAAGAAAGCCTGAAGCTGCTGAACTGGAGCTTCCAGAACTTCGACACCGTCAAGCTGTACGACAAGAGCCAGCCCGGGCTGGAAGTGCGCGTCTGGGAAGGCACGGTCGAAACCGTCAAGCTGGGCCCGCCCAAGCCGGTGTCGCTGACCGTGCCGCGCGGCAAGTCCGGCGACATCAAGCCGGTGGCGCAGCGCACCGATCCCCTGGTGGCCCCGCTGTCCAAGGGCCAGCAGGTCGGCACGCTGCAGCTTACCCTCGACGGCAAGGTGCTGCGCACCGAGCCGCTGGTGGTGCAAGACAACGTTGAACGGGCCGGCTTCTTCGGCCGCCTGGTCGACATGGTCAAGCGCAAGTTCCAGTAAATTACGCATCCGCTTCACGCACTCATATTCCGGGGCGGCGGCGCCGCCCCTTTCCTACTCAGGAGCCATCCATGATTCCGGGCATGCCGGGCGACAGCCAGGTGTATATCAACGGTGAATTCACACGGGCCGACCAGGCCAAGATCTCGGTGCTGGACCGGGGGTTCATTTTCGGCGACGGCATCTACGAAGTCGTGCCGGTGTACAACGGCAAGCCGTTCCGCATGGCCGAGCACCTCGACCGCCTCGACCGCAGCCTGAAGGCGCTGAGCATCGCCCAGCCCATGGCGCGCGCCGAATGGATCGAGCTCATCGGCGAACTGGCGCGCCGTTCGGCCACGCCCACCTGCATCGTCTACCTGCAGGTGACGCGCGGCGTCTACAAGCGCGACCACGCCTTTCCCAAAGAAGCCGTTCGCCCCACGGTGTTCGGCATGGCCACCGTGTTCAACCCGCCCTCGGCGGCGCAGCGCGAGCAGGGCATCAGCCTGATCAGCATTCCCGACGAACGCTGGCTGCATTGCGAGATCAAGTCGGTGTCGCTGCTGGGCAATGTGCTGGCCCGGCAGCAGGCGGTCGAGGCCGGCGCCGACGAAGTCGCGCAGTTCCGCGACGGCTTCCTGACCGAAGGCTCGTCCAGCAATATCTGGGTGGTGTCGGGCGGCAAGCTGCTGGCCCCGCCCAAGAACAACCTCATTCTCGAAGGCATCCGCTACGGCCTGATGGGCGAGCTGGCGGCCGAGGCCGGCGTGGCCTTCGAGGCGCGCCGCCTGTCGCAAGAAGAAGTGGCCGCCGCCGACGAACTGCTGGTCACTTCGGCCACCAAGGAAATCCTGCCGGCCACCCGCTACGACGGCAAGCCGGTCGGCAGCGGCAAGCCCGGCCCCGTTTATGCCCGGCTGCGGGCGGGGTATGATGCCCGTATCGCCGCCCTGTAGGCCGTCGCGGCCGGTTTTGCCATGCATCCCATCCCGCCCGAAGAATCGCTGATCGAGTACCCGTCCGACTTTCCCATCAAGGTCATGGGCAAGCAGCACCCCGATTTCGCCCAGACCATGACCGACGTGGTGCTGCAATTCGATCCGGGCTTCGATCCCGCCAAGGTCGAGATGCGGCCCAGCAAGGGCGGCAACTACATGGGCCTGACGTTCACCGTGCGCGCCACTTCGCGCGAGCAGCTCGACAACCTGTATCGCGCGCTGCACGGGCACCCCATGGTGTCCATCGTCCTGTAGGGCGGCCAGCCAGGCGCATGCCATGATCAAGTGGCTGACCCGGCCGGCCGACTACGCGCCGGTATGGCAAGACATGCGGGCCTTCACGGCCGGGCGCGGCGCGGCCACGCCCGACGAGGTCTGGCTGTGCGAGCACGCGCCGGTGTACACGCTGGGCCAGGCCGGCAAGCCCGAGCACCTGCTGAACCCCGGCGCCATCCCCGTGGTGATGTGCGACCGCGGCGGGCAGGTTACCTATCACGGGCCGGGGCAGGTGGTGGCCTATACCCTGTTCGACCTGCGCCGCGCCGGCCTGTTCGTGCGCGAATACGTGCGCCTGCTCGAAGACGCGGCCATCGGCACGCTGGCCGATTTCGGCGTCGCGGGCGCCTGCCGCAAGCCCGGCGCGCCGGGCGTTTACGTGCCGCAAGGCGCGGCGGGCGAACTGGCCAAGATCGCCGCGCTGGGCATCAAGATCCGCAACGGCTACGCCTACCATGGCGTGGCGCTGAACGTCGACATGGACCTGTCGCCGTTCCTGGGCATCAACCCGTGCGGCTACGAAGGCCTGGTTACTGTAGACATGGCTGCATGCGGCGCGCGGCGCCCGTTGGTCGACGTGGGCCAGCGCCTGGCCGAGCGCCTGCTGGCCGCCATGCCGGGGCCGGCCGGCGCAACGCGCTAAAATGCCCTTTTCTCCCGGACCGTGCCGCCGGGTTTCGCGGGCGCGGCCATCACGAAGGTGACGAATGTCCACGCTCGAGCCCTCTCTTTCCTCGAACGACCCGCAATCCGCCGCGCCGTCCGCCTACGACGCCACGCAGAAGCAGAAGTCGCAAGCCAAGACCGCGCGCATCCCCATCAAGATCGTGCCGGCCGAGCGCCTGAAAAAACCCGAATGGATCCGCGTCAAGGCCGCCGCGCCGGGTTCGCGCTTCTACGACATCAAGCGGATTTTGCGCGAGCACAACCTGCACACCGTCTGTGAAGAGGCCTCGTGCCCCAACATCGGCGAATGCTTCGGCAAGGGCACGGCCACCTTCATGATCATGGGCGACAAGTGCACCCGCCGCTGCCCGTTCTGCGACGTGGGCCACGGCCGCCCCGATCCGCTCGACGCCAGCGAACCCGAAAACCTGGCCCGCACCATCGCCGCCCTGAAGCTGTCGTACGTGGTCATCACCTCGGTCGACCGCGACGACCTGCGCGACGGCGGCGCCGCCCACTTCGTCGATTGCATCTCGCGCATCCGCGAGCTGTCGCCCAGCACCCGCATCGAAGTGCTGGTGCCCGACTTCCGCGGCCGCCTGGAACGCGCCCTGGCCATCCTGAACGCCGGGCCGCCCGACGTCATGAACCACAACCTGGAAACCGTGCCGCGCCTGTACAAGCAGGCGCGTCCGGGCTCCGACTACGCGCATTCGCTGAAGCTGCTGGCCGAGTTCAAGCAGCTGCACCCCGAAGTGCCCACCAAGTCGGGCCTGATGCTGGGCCTGGGCGAAACCGACGACGAAATCCTGC
This genomic window from Bordetella petrii contains:
- a CDS encoding YbeD family protein yields the protein MHPIPPEESLIEYPSDFPIKVMGKQHPDFAQTMTDVVLQFDPGFDPAKVEMRPSKGGNYMGLTFTVRATSREQLDNLYRALHGHPMVSIVL
- a CDS encoding D-amino acid aminotransferase; the protein is MIPGMPGDSQVYINGEFTRADQAKISVLDRGFIFGDGIYEVVPVYNGKPFRMAEHLDRLDRSLKALSIAQPMARAEWIELIGELARRSATPTCIVYLQVTRGVYKRDHAFPKEAVRPTVFGMATVFNPPSAAQREQGISLISIPDERWLHCEIKSVSLLGNVLARQQAVEAGADEVAQFRDGFLTEGSSSNIWVVSGGKLLAPPKNNLILEGIRYGLMGELAAEAGVAFEARRLSQEEVAAADELLVTSATKEILPATRYDGKPVGSGKPGPVYARLRAGYDARIAAL
- the lipB gene encoding lipoyl(octanoyl) transferase LipB produces the protein MIKWLTRPADYAPVWQDMRAFTAGRGAATPDEVWLCEHAPVYTLGQAGKPEHLLNPGAIPVVMCDRGGQVTYHGPGQVVAYTLFDLRRAGLFVREYVRLLEDAAIGTLADFGVAGACRKPGAPGVYVPQGAAGELAKIAALGIKIRNGYAYHGVALNVDMDLSPFLGINPCGYEGLVTVDMAACGARRPLVDVGQRLAERLLAAMPGPAGATR
- the lipA gene encoding lipoyl synthase; the encoded protein is MSTLEPSLSSNDPQSAAPSAYDATQKQKSQAKTARIPIKIVPAERLKKPEWIRVKAAAPGSRFYDIKRILREHNLHTVCEEASCPNIGECFGKGTATFMIMGDKCTRRCPFCDVGHGRPDPLDASEPENLARTIAALKLSYVVITSVDRDDLRDGGAAHFVDCISRIRELSPSTRIEVLVPDFRGRLERALAILNAGPPDVMNHNLETVPRLYKQARPGSDYAHSLKLLAEFKQLHPEVPTKSGLMLGLGETDDEILQVMRDMREHGVDMLTIGQYLQPSEHHLPVLRYVHPDTFAMFEREAYAMGFSHAAVGAMVRSSYHADQQAHAAGVN
- a CDS encoding D-alanyl-D-alanine carboxypeptidase family protein — encoded protein: MKKNRSLPSSVAFSRRALAGAVLSALMAASAPAWAQQQPAAPAASTAPAPAATTPVAELSSVPAPTIAARAWITVDVSSGQVLAAANPDMQIEPASLTKIMTAYVVFNALKEKRITLEQQVPVSEHAWRTGGSRMFIEPRKPVTVDELIQGMIVQSGNDASVALAEAVGGSESAFAALMNQEAERLGLKHTHFMNATGLPDPQHVTTVADLAVLSAALINDHPDYYHYYKQKEFSYNKITQPNRNRLLWADPSVDGMKTGHTDAAGYCLVSTALRGDRRVLTVLAGADSEATRAEESLKLLNWSFQNFDTVKLYDKSQPGLEVRVWEGTVETVKLGPPKPVSLTVPRGKSGDIKPVAQRTDPLVAPLSKGQQVGTLQLTLDGKVLRTEPLVVQDNVERAGFFGRLVDMVKRKFQ
- a CDS encoding alpha/beta hydrolase; this encodes MPARTETQSFTGEAGLIDCAIDWPADSPRGWALVLHPHSLQGGARDNKVVTTIARACVQHGLAAVRPDFRGVGKSEGQFDKARGETRDMLALVAQMRQRYPELAAAPWVLGGFSFGTAVAAQTYAGLVQAGDAALPAALMLMGAAVQRFQEHDIDVPADTLMVHGEHDEVVPLSETLDWARPRDVPVVVVPGASHFFHGKLLVLRALVQARLKVALD